A portion of the Parasteatoda tepidariorum isolate YZ-2023 chromosome 5, CAS_Ptep_4.0, whole genome shotgun sequence genome contains these proteins:
- the LOC139424768 gene encoding uncharacterized protein isoform X1: MKVLLVVAGVLCLALLAAAETCGWGSCPGVGRCCYGDTEVYKCAPFDNAVCCPGGDYSCPPGKSCVKVLWFYICVNAMAVSSDGSFDFQKGLSEALMNTKKSYF; encoded by the exons AT GAAGGTACTACTTGTTGTCGCTGGCGTCCTATGCTTGGCATTATTGGCTGCTGCTGAGACTTGTGGGTGGGGATCTTGCCCTGGAGTTGGCA gatGTTGTTACGGTGATACTGAGGTCTACAAGTGCGCTCCATTCGACAATGCTGTGTGCTGTCCTGGTGGAGACTATAGTTGTCCTCCAGGAAAATCTTGCGTCAAAGTCCTTTGGTTTTACATTTGCGTGAATGCTATGGCAGTCTCCAGCGACGGAAGCTTCGATTTTCAAAAGGGCCTCTCGGAAGCACTCATGAATACTAagaagagttatttttaa